The following proteins are encoded in a genomic region of Necator americanus strain Aroian chromosome II, whole genome shotgun sequence:
- a CDS encoding hypothetical protein (NECATOR_CHRII.G5165.T1), with protein MASSALFALVLNRTRFEKPTSDRLSPPQFFRHLRIETVCILELQCCAIFLAVVNDPAEAAHSFGCRNSLISDEWREMVVKFHNDKRRAVAHGEQANKAGTPVLSPANKMNALTWDCNLERFANDEAAKCVNYANNQFGINQATFVAGKVCDDAEKTREVLNKWWNEVTTIGLGNDQKYAAGLDNFANMVYEDTNAFACSFAKCSDNIRLLCLYNKVGNEANKVLYEKAATADVACDGCAQGSPCQAWLCQPPFTPAANDEQCADDGMTNDMTNTALHMHNYYRGLLGSGWADDKIRTYAPLPKAMPQLMYGCKDLAKEAADKAAACKETPDAPSVATRSQNHFTIKNVDIKPEDALKQAISTWWEELADIGVGDDTKYTDKNKNKLEHFANMAYDQTKSVGCSVKTCTKEGLTVVVCQYDQKIAVNTNIYEVAKSGNKACSGCDGKKCGTLEGLCVPSP; from the exons ATGGCGAGTAGTGCACTTTTCGCCTTGGTCCTGAATCGAACACGTTTCGAGAAACCTACATCTGATCGCCTCTCGCCTCCACAGTTCTTCCGACATCTACGAATTGAGACAGTGTGTATCCTAGAGCTACAA TGTTGTGCCATTTTCCTTGCGGTCGTCAACGATCCTGCTGAAGCAGCCCACT CTTTCGGATGTAGAAACTCGTTGATTTCGGATGAATGGAGAGAGATGGTTGTGAAGTTCCATAATGATAAGCGCAGAGCAGTAGCACATGGAGAGCAAGCAAACAAAGCTGGAACTCCGGTTTTGTCTCCGGCTAACAAAATGAATGCGCTG ACATGGGATTGCAACTTAGAACGCTTTGCTAACGATGAAGCCGCAAAATGCGTGAACTACGCTAACAATCAATTTGGAATCAATCAAGCTAC CTTTGTTGCCGGCAAAGTTTGCGATGATGCCGAAAAAACCCGCGAAGTGTTGAATAAATGGTGGAACGAAGTAACGACAATAGGTTTGGGAAATGATCAAAAGTATGCCGCGGGTCTCGATAATTTTGCAAAT ATGGTCTACGAGGACACGAATGCCTTCGCGTGTAGTTTCGCAAAATGCTCCGACAACATAAGATTGCTCTGCTTATACAACAAAGT TGGTAACGAGGCCAACAAGGTGCTGTATGAGAAGGCTGCCACTGCCGACGTAGCGTGCGATGGGTGCGCTCAGGGTTCGCCGTGCCAGGCCTGGCTCTGTCAACCTCCATTCACCCCAG CCGCTAACGATGAACAATGCGCGGATGATGGAATGACGAATGACATGACGAACACGGCCCTCCATATGCACAACTACTACAG AGGTTTACTGGGCAGTGGATGGGCAGATGATAAAATTAGAACTTATGCTCCTCTGCCAAAGGCGATGCCTCAATTA ATGTATGGTTGCAAGGACCTGGCTAAAGAGGCGGCAGATAAAGCTGCTGCTTGCAAAGAAACTCCTGATGCTCCGAGCGTAGCAACGCGCTCTCAAAATCACTTTACTATCAAGAATGTTGATATCAAACCAGAAGATGCCCTTAAGCAG GCAATTTCTACCTGGTGGGAAGAACTTGCTGACATAGGCGTTGGTGACGACACTAAATACACTgacaagaataaaaataaactagaacATTTTGCTAAT ATGGCTTATGATCAGACGAAAAGTGTTGGATGCAGTGTTAAAACATGCACGAAAGAAGGACTCACTGTGGTTGTTTGCCAGTACGACCA GAAAATTGCCGTGAACACTAATATCTACGAAGTTGCCAAGAGCGGCAACAAGGCGTGTTCGGGCTGCGACGGTAAGAAGTGTGGAACTCTGGAAGGATTGTGCGTTCCCTCTCCTTGA
- a CDS encoding hypothetical protein (NECATOR_CHRII.G5164.T1), with protein sequence MLMLGVSRFTQVRDGIRSSLLRQRSKIRDAAAFAKESKIRWAGHVMRFNDNRWTRAVSDWVPCDIKRTTGRPPTRWSDFFTKSFKEKYDALRVPHERRNHWTTLARDRDKWKNYWRPLDQFEDQRESR encoded by the coding sequence atgctgatgctaggagtatcccgtttcacgcaagtgagggacgggattcgaagttctctcctacgtcagcgatcgaagattagagacgccgccgcgtttgccaaggaaagtaaaataaggtgggccggacacgtgatgcgctttaacgacaaccgttggaccagagccgtgagcgactgggttccctgcgatattaagcgcactacaggaagaccgccgacccgatggtcagatttcttcacgaagtccttcaaagaaaaatatgatgctcttcgtgtcccacacgaaaggaggaaccactggactactctggcacgcgatcgggacaaatggaagaattactggcgcccgctcgaccagttcgaagatcaacgggagtcaaggtga
- a CDS encoding hypothetical protein (NECATOR_CHRII.G5165.T2) — MVVKFHNDKRRAVAHGEQANKAGTPVLSPANKMNALTWDCNLERFANDEAAKCVNYANNQFGINQATFVAGKVCDDAEKTREVLNKWWNEVTTIGLGNDQKYAAGLDNFANMVYEDTNAFACSFAKCSDNIRLLCLYNKVGNEANKVLYEKAATADVACDGCAQGSPCQAWLCQPPFTPAANDEQCADDGMTNDMTNTALHMHNYYRGLLGSGWADDKIRTYAPLPKAMPQLMYGCKDLAKEAADKAAACKETPDAPSVATRSQNHFTIKNVDIKPEDALKQAISTWWEELADIGVGDDTKYTDKNKNKLEHFANMAYDQTKSVGCSVKTCTKEGLTVVVCQYDQKIAVNTNIYEVAKSGNKACSGCDGKKCGTLEGLCVPSP; from the exons ATGGTTGTGAAGTTCCATAATGATAAGCGCAGAGCAGTAGCACATGGAGAGCAAGCAAACAAAGCTGGAACTCCGGTTTTGTCTCCGGCTAACAAAATGAATGCGCTG ACATGGGATTGCAACTTAGAACGCTTTGCTAACGATGAAGCCGCAAAATGCGTGAACTACGCTAACAATCAATTTGGAATCAATCAAGCTAC CTTTGTTGCCGGCAAAGTTTGCGATGATGCCGAAAAAACCCGCGAAGTGTTGAATAAATGGTGGAACGAAGTAACGACAATAGGTTTGGGAAATGATCAAAAGTATGCCGCGGGTCTCGATAATTTTGCAAAT ATGGTCTACGAGGACACGAATGCCTTCGCGTGTAGTTTCGCAAAATGCTCCGACAACATAAGATTGCTCTGCTTATACAACAAAGT TGGTAACGAGGCCAACAAGGTGCTGTATGAGAAGGCTGCCACTGCCGACGTAGCGTGCGATGGGTGCGCTCAGGGTTCGCCGTGCCAGGCCTGGCTCTGTCAACCTCCATTCACCCCAG CCGCTAACGATGAACAATGCGCGGATGATGGAATGACGAATGACATGACGAACACGGCCCTCCATATGCACAACTACTACAG AGGTTTACTGGGCAGTGGATGGGCAGATGATAAAATTAGAACTTATGCTCCTCTGCCAAAGGCGATGCCTCAATTA ATGTATGGTTGCAAGGACCTGGCTAAAGAGGCGGCAGATAAAGCTGCTGCTTGCAAAGAAACTCCTGATGCTCCGAGCGTAGCAACGCGCTCTCAAAATCACTTTACTATCAAGAATGTTGATATCAAACCAGAAGATGCCCTTAAGCAG GCAATTTCTACCTGGTGGGAAGAACTTGCTGACATAGGCGTTGGTGACGACACTAAATACACTgacaagaataaaaataaactagaacATTTTGCTAAT ATGGCTTATGATCAGACGAAAAGTGTTGGATGCAGTGTTAAAACATGCACGAAAGAAGGACTCACTGTGGTTGTTTGCCAGTACGACCA GAAAATTGCCGTGAACACTAATATCTACGAAGTTGCCAAGAGCGGCAACAAGGCGTGTTCGGGCTGCGACGGTAAGAAGTGTGGAACTCTGGAAGGATTGTGCGTTCCCTCTCCTTGA